A DNA window from Helianthus annuus cultivar XRQ/B chromosome 15, HanXRQr2.0-SUNRISE, whole genome shotgun sequence contains the following coding sequences:
- the LOC110911006 gene encoding eukaryotic translation initiation factor 3 subunit M encodes MTTVVPTSEEDPVLSVVRFTAEMSWAEAGPEVAEQQVSSLCLEAQEFMIAGRWLDLASLMITSADLVFSKASDKDLECIFTIICDLVKKPESLEELLEMAKLLSSKIAQQPNDKPALRLKILFNLYNLLENPYGRFCVYKNALKLALEGKVVEHVIPSFKKMDSLLKEWDLGVQDQRDLFLSVSNVLKEHKSSPKETLKFLTKYLATFSGEDAHVTEEAKEEAAHTIVEFVKAPDMFQHDLLEMPAVAQLEKDTKYALVYQLLKIFQTQRLDAYLEFHTTNSELLKSYGLVHEECIAKMRLMSIVDLASNESGQISYSLIKDTLQIEDDEVEPWVVKAITSKLIDCKIDQMNQVIRVSRCTERVFGPRQWLALREKLATWRGNIANVITTIQANKATEEGTPAMQGLVIS; translated from the exons atgaCGACGGTAGTCCCTACGTCAGAGGAGGATCCCGTCCTCTCCGTTGTCCGTTTCACCGCCGAGATGTCCTGGGCCGAAGCCGGTCCTGAG GTGGCTGAACAACAAGTGAGTAGCTTGTGTTTGGAGGCTCAGGAGTTCATGATTGCTGGTAGATGGTTGGATTTGGCTTCGTTGATGATTACTTCTGCTGATTTGGTGTTTTCCAAAGCATCAGATAAAG ATCTTGAGTGTATCTTCACCATTATCTGTGATCTCGTGAAGAAACCCGAAAGCCTTGAAGAACTGTTAGAGATGGCAAAACTCTTATCCTCAAAAATTGCACAACAACCAAATGATAAGCCTGCACTACGATTAAAAAT CCTGTTCAATCTCTACAACCTGTTGGAGAATCCTTACGGTAGGTTCTGCGTTTACAAGAATGCCCTTAAATTGGCATTGGAGGGAAAGGTCGTAGAACACGTTATTCCGTCTTTTAAAAAGATGGACAGTTTGTTGAAAGAATGGGATCTTGGAGTCCAGGATCAAAGAGATCTTTTCCTCTCCGTTTCTAATGTGTTGAAGGAACATAAAAG CTCCCCTAAGGAAACCCTTAAGTTCTTAACAAAGTATTTGGCAACCTTTTCTGGTGAGGATGCACATGTTACGGAGGAAGCTAAGGAAGAAGCTGCTCACACTATTGTTGAATTTGTCAAGGCACCTGACATGTTTCAG CATGATTTGCTTGAGATGCCTGCTGTAGCACAATTggagaaagacaccaagtatgcaTTAGTATATCAGCTTTTGAAGATTTTTCAGACTCAGAGGCTAGACGCTTACTTGGAGTTCCACACCACAAATTCTGAATTATTGAAAAGCTATG GTCTTGTACATGAAGAATGTATAGCAAAGATGCGGTTGATGTCAATTGTCGATCTTGCCTCTAATGAATCTGGCCAAATTTCCTATTCTTTGATAAAGGACACACTCCAG ATAGAGGATGATGAAGTTGAACCGTGGGTAGTTAAAGCAATTACTTCTAAACTCATCGATTGCAAAATCGACCAAATGAATCAAGTCATCAGAGTGAG CCGCTGCACTGAGCGTGTTTTTGGGCCACGCCAGTGGCTAGCCCTACGAGAAAAGCTGGCAACATGGAGG GGTAACATAGCAAATGTAATAACAACCATTCAAGCAAACAAGGCCACCGAAGAAGGAACTCCAGCGATGCAAGGTTTGGTGATAAGTTAG